A stretch of Streptomyces vietnamensis DNA encodes these proteins:
- the scpA gene encoding methylmalonyl-CoA mutase, translated as MSIPDFSGIELGAQAAGGGSDEWRTAVEKAAGGDDLLWETPEGIAVKPLYTGQDLEGLDFLDTRPGMTPYLRGPYPTMYVNQPWTIRQYAGFSTAEESNAFYRRNLAAGQKGLSVAFDLPTHRGYDSDHPRVTGDVGMAGVAIDSIYDMRQLFDGIPLDKMSVSMTMNGAVLPVLALYIVAAEEQGVPPEKLAGTIQNDILKEFMVRNTYIYPPGPSMRIISDIFAYTSQRMPRYNSISISGYHIQEAGATADLELAYTLADGVEYIRAGREAGLDVDAFAPRLSFFWAIGMNFFMEIAKLRAARLLWAKLVKQFDPQNAKSLSLRTHSQTSGWSLTAQDVFNNVTRTCVEAMAATQGHTQSLHTNALDEALALPTDFSARIARNTQLLLQQESGTCRTIDPWGGSAYVEKLTYDLARRAWKHIQEVEQAGGMAKAIDAGIPKLRVEEAAARTQARIDSGRQPVIGVNKYRVASDEQIEVLKVDNSSVRAQQIEKLRRLREERDETACRDALDALTRAAGGDGNLLELAVRAARAKATVGEISEALEKVYGRHAAQIRTISGVYRTETGESPSVERTRTLVDAFGEAEGRRPRILVAKMGQDGHDRGQKVIATAFADLGFDVDVGPLFQTPAEVARQAVEADVHIVGVSSLAAGHLTLVPALREELAAEGREDIMIVVGGVIPPQDVPTLLEMGAAAVFPPGTVIPDAAHDLVTRLAADLGHDL; from the coding sequence ATGTCCATCCCCGATTTCTCCGGGATCGAGCTCGGGGCACAGGCCGCCGGGGGCGGGTCCGACGAGTGGCGCACGGCCGTCGAGAAGGCGGCGGGCGGTGACGACCTGCTGTGGGAGACCCCGGAGGGCATCGCCGTCAAGCCGCTGTACACCGGGCAGGACCTGGAGGGCCTGGACTTCCTGGACACCCGTCCGGGCATGACCCCGTACCTGCGCGGCCCGTACCCGACCATGTACGTCAACCAGCCCTGGACGATCCGTCAGTACGCGGGCTTCTCCACGGCCGAGGAGTCGAACGCCTTCTACCGGCGCAACCTCGCCGCCGGCCAGAAGGGCCTGTCGGTCGCCTTCGACCTGCCGACCCACCGCGGCTACGACAGCGACCACCCGCGCGTCACCGGTGACGTCGGCATGGCCGGCGTGGCCATCGACTCCATCTACGACATGCGGCAGCTGTTCGACGGCATCCCGCTGGACAAGATGTCCGTGTCGATGACGATGAACGGCGCGGTGCTGCCCGTGCTCGCGCTGTACATCGTGGCCGCCGAGGAGCAGGGCGTACCGCCCGAGAAGCTGGCCGGGACCATCCAGAACGACATCCTCAAGGAGTTCATGGTCCGCAACACGTACATCTATCCGCCCGGGCCGTCGATGCGGATCATCTCCGACATCTTCGCGTACACCTCGCAGCGGATGCCGCGCTACAACTCCATCTCCATCTCCGGGTACCACATCCAGGAGGCGGGTGCGACGGCCGACCTGGAGCTGGCGTACACGCTCGCGGACGGTGTGGAGTACATCCGGGCCGGGCGTGAAGCGGGCCTGGACGTGGACGCGTTCGCGCCGCGCCTGTCGTTCTTCTGGGCGATCGGCATGAACTTCTTCATGGAGATCGCGAAGCTGCGCGCGGCCCGGCTGCTCTGGGCGAAGCTGGTCAAGCAGTTCGACCCGCAGAACGCCAAGTCGCTTTCCCTGCGGACCCATTCGCAGACCTCCGGCTGGTCGCTGACCGCGCAGGACGTGTTCAACAACGTCACGCGGACCTGCGTGGAGGCGATGGCCGCGACCCAGGGCCACACCCAGTCGCTGCACACCAACGCCCTCGACGAGGCCCTCGCGCTGCCCACCGACTTCTCGGCGCGCATCGCCCGCAACACGCAGCTGCTCCTCCAGCAGGAGTCCGGCACCTGCCGGACGATCGACCCCTGGGGCGGCAGCGCGTACGTCGAGAAGCTCACCTACGACCTGGCCCGCCGCGCGTGGAAGCACATCCAGGAGGTCGAGCAGGCCGGCGGCATGGCCAAGGCCATCGACGCGGGCATCCCCAAGCTGCGCGTGGAGGAGGCCGCGGCCCGCACCCAGGCCCGCATCGACTCCGGACGGCAGCCGGTGATCGGCGTCAACAAGTACCGGGTGGCGTCCGACGAGCAGATCGAGGTCCTCAAGGTCGACAACTCCTCCGTCCGCGCCCAGCAGATCGAGAAGCTGCGGCGGCTGCGCGAGGAGCGCGACGAGACCGCCTGCCGGGACGCGCTCGACGCGCTCACCCGCGCCGCGGGCGGCGACGGCAACCTCCTGGAGCTCGCCGTGCGCGCGGCCCGCGCGAAGGCCACCGTCGGCGAGATCTCGGAGGCCCTGGAGAAGGTGTACGGCCGTCACGCGGCGCAGATCCGTACGATCTCCGGTGTGTACCGCACCGAGACAGGCGAGTCCCCCTCCGTGGAGCGCACCCGGACCCTGGTCGACGCCTTCGGCGAGGCCGAGGGGCGCCGGCCGCGCATCCTGGTCGCCAAGATGGGCCAGGACGGCCACGACCGGGGCCAGAAGGTGATCGCCACCGCCTTCGCCGACCTGGGCTTCGACGTGGACGTCGGCCCGCTGTTCCAGACCCCGGCCGAGGTGGCGCGTCAGGCCGTCGAGGCGGACGTGCACATCGTCGGGGTCTCGTCGCTGGCCGCGGGGCACCTCACCCTCGTGCCGGCGCTGCGGGAGGAGCTCGCGGCGGAGGGCCGCGAGGACATCATGATCGTGGTCGGCGGCGTCATCCCCCCGCAGGACGTGCCGACGCTCCTGGAGATGGGCGCGGCGGCCGTGTTCCCGCCGGGGACGGTGATCCCCGACGCGGCCCACGACCTGGTGACGCGGCTGGCGGCCGACCTCGGGCACGACCTGTGA
- a CDS encoding MFS transporter, with product MSHETTPPAADPRRETLVVFALSLAAMVVSMMQTLPVPILGLIRADLGTSAANVSWVTTATLLSAAVFTPLLGRFGDQHGKKPTLVAVLGVMVAGSVVAALATSLPLLILGRVLQGAATAIFPLALSVLREEVRPQKLPGAMSLVSGTLAFGSGLALVATGLLTSGSDADYRSAFWMATGFAAIALLAVVFLVPATRHKTGGRTDFLGALTLGATLLLLLLPISQGHEWGWTSGRTLGSFAAAAVMTVVWVFTELKVREPLVDMRMFVHRPVLMANLAGILVGFGMFANFLGVSYLVQMPEALTGYGFGASILRASVEFLLPGAIVSLLASPIGGRLVRHRGPRTALTLAAAFGAVGFGWLALDHGHTASVIGAGVIVGAAVSFGYAAMPAVIMASVPHHQSGIANGINSISRSTGSAVGSAVVTTILASQTIEHLPAGVPALPAESGFTLTFWIGAAAFALVAVIARLGLRTGQAPRTERVSAPAAETAEASEKETAAA from the coding sequence ATGAGTCACGAGACCACCCCGCCCGCCGCCGATCCCCGGCGCGAGACGCTCGTCGTCTTCGCGCTGAGCCTCGCCGCCATGGTCGTGTCGATGATGCAGACCCTGCCGGTCCCGATCCTCGGCCTCATCCGCGCCGACCTGGGCACCTCGGCCGCCAACGTCAGCTGGGTCACCACCGCCACCCTGCTCTCCGCCGCCGTCTTCACCCCGCTGCTCGGCCGCTTCGGCGACCAGCACGGCAAGAAGCCCACCCTGGTCGCCGTCCTCGGCGTCATGGTCGCCGGCTCCGTCGTCGCCGCCCTGGCGACCTCGCTCCCCCTGCTGATCCTCGGCCGCGTCCTCCAGGGCGCCGCCACCGCGATCTTCCCGCTCGCCCTGTCCGTGCTGCGCGAGGAGGTCCGCCCGCAGAAGCTGCCCGGCGCGATGTCCCTGGTCAGCGGCACCCTCGCCTTCGGCAGCGGTCTCGCGCTCGTCGCCACCGGCCTGCTCACCTCCGGCTCCGACGCCGACTACCGCAGCGCCTTCTGGATGGCCACCGGCTTCGCCGCGATCGCCCTCCTCGCCGTCGTGTTCCTGGTCCCCGCGACCCGCCACAAGACCGGCGGCCGCACCGACTTCCTCGGCGCGCTCACCCTCGGCGCCACCCTGCTGCTCCTCCTGCTGCCGATCTCGCAGGGCCACGAATGGGGCTGGACCTCCGGCCGCACCCTGGGCAGCTTCGCGGCCGCGGCCGTCATGACCGTCGTCTGGGTCTTCACCGAGCTCAAGGTCCGCGAGCCCCTCGTCGACATGCGGATGTTCGTGCACCGGCCGGTGCTCATGGCCAACCTGGCCGGCATCCTCGTCGGCTTCGGCATGTTCGCGAACTTCCTGGGCGTCTCGTACCTCGTCCAGATGCCCGAGGCCCTCACCGGCTACGGCTTCGGCGCCTCCATCCTCCGCGCCTCCGTGGAGTTCCTGCTGCCCGGCGCGATCGTCTCCCTGCTCGCCTCGCCGATCGGCGGCCGCCTGGTCCGCCACCGCGGCCCGCGCACCGCGCTGACCCTGGCCGCCGCGTTCGGCGCCGTGGGCTTCGGCTGGCTCGCCCTCGACCACGGCCACACCGCGTCGGTGATCGGCGCCGGCGTGATCGTCGGCGCGGCCGTCAGCTTCGGGTACGCGGCCATGCCCGCCGTCATCATGGCGAGCGTCCCGCACCACCAGAGCGGCATCGCCAACGGCATCAACTCGATCTCCCGCTCCACCGGCAGCGCGGTCGGCAGCGCCGTGGTCACCACGATCCTGGCCTCGCAGACGATCGAGCACCTGCCCGCCGGCGTCCCGGCCCTGCCCGCCGAGTCCGGCTTCACCCTCACCTTCTGGATCGGCGCCGCCGCCTTCGCGCTCGTCGCGGTCATCGCCCGCCTCGGCCTGCGGACCGGCCAGGCGCCCCGTACCGAGCGGGTGAGCGCACCGGCCGCCGAGACCGCCGAGGCCTCCGAGAAGGAGACGGCCGCGGCATGA
- a CDS encoding MarR family winged helix-turn-helix transcriptional regulator: MSATTPETPTKLQLLELLAAIGTAQWRDFAAAAAHHGLTSTQAKVLAQLNGPLPMRALATLLVCDASNVTGIIDRLEGRGLVRREPDASDRRVKNVVATDEGREVIRRVREEMQATHGALDTLGAEDSATLYGLLARLRPGMENNA; the protein is encoded by the coding sequence ATGAGCGCGACGACCCCCGAGACGCCCACCAAGCTCCAGCTGCTCGAGCTCCTCGCCGCCATCGGCACGGCGCAGTGGCGCGACTTCGCCGCCGCTGCCGCCCACCACGGGCTGACGTCCACGCAGGCCAAGGTCCTCGCCCAGCTGAACGGTCCGCTGCCGATGCGCGCCCTCGCGACCCTGCTCGTCTGCGACGCGTCGAACGTCACCGGGATCATCGACCGCCTGGAGGGGCGCGGCCTGGTGCGCCGCGAGCCCGACGCCTCCGACCGGCGCGTGAAGAACGTCGTGGCGACCGACGAGGGCCGGGAGGTCATCCGGCGGGTCCGCGAGGAGATGCAGGCGACCCACGGCGCCCTCGACACCCTCGGCGCGGAGGACAGCGCCACCCTGTACGGCCTGCTCGCGCGGCTGCGACCGGGCATGGAGAACAACGCCTGA
- a CDS encoding geranyl diphosphate 2-C-methyltransferase, producing MTNTELPTVNGTSAFVPAPATPYQGDIARYWNAEARPVNLRLGDVDGLYHHHYGIGAVDHAALGDVEDSEYEKKLISELHRLESAQAEVLLDHLGPISPEDTLVDAGCGRGGSSVMAHQRFGCKVEGVTLSSTQAEFGNRRAKELEIDSHVRAQVCNMLDTPFEKGSIAGSWNNESSMYVDLDDLFAEHSRFLKVGGRYVTITGCWNPKYGQPSKWVSQINAHFECNIHSRREYLKAMADNRLVPQAVIDLTPDTLPYWELRATSSLVTGIEEAFIESYKDGSFQYVLIAADRV from the coding sequence GTGACCAACACCGAGCTCCCCACCGTCAACGGCACCTCCGCGTTCGTCCCCGCCCCGGCGACGCCGTACCAGGGAGACATCGCCCGTTACTGGAACGCCGAGGCCAGGCCCGTGAACCTGCGCCTGGGTGACGTGGACGGGCTGTACCACCACCACTACGGCATCGGTGCCGTGGACCACGCCGCCCTCGGGGACGTCGAGGACAGCGAGTACGAGAAGAAGCTGATCTCCGAGCTGCACCGCCTGGAGTCGGCGCAGGCCGAGGTGCTCCTCGACCACCTCGGCCCGATCAGCCCCGAGGACACCCTCGTCGACGCCGGCTGCGGCCGCGGCGGTTCGAGCGTCATGGCCCACCAGCGCTTCGGCTGCAAGGTCGAGGGCGTCACCCTCTCCTCCACGCAGGCCGAGTTCGGCAACAGGCGCGCGAAGGAGCTGGAGATCGACAGCCACGTCCGCGCGCAGGTCTGCAACATGCTGGACACTCCCTTCGAGAAGGGCAGCATCGCCGGCTCGTGGAACAACGAGTCGAGCATGTACGTCGACCTGGACGACCTGTTCGCCGAGCACTCCCGGTTCCTCAAGGTCGGTGGCCGCTACGTGACCATCACCGGCTGCTGGAACCCGAAGTACGGCCAGCCCTCGAAGTGGGTCTCCCAGATCAACGCGCACTTCGAGTGCAACATCCACTCGCGCCGTGAGTACCTGAAGGCGATGGCCGACAACCGCCTCGTCCCGCAGGCCGTCATCGACCTGACGCCGGACACCCTCCCCTACTGGGAGCTGCGGGCCACGTCCTCGCTGGTCACCGGCATCGAGGAGGCGTTCATCGAGTCGTACAAGGACGGCTCCTTCCAGTACGTCCTGATCGCGGCCGACCGCGTCTGA
- a CDS encoding methylmalonyl-CoA mutase family protein: MTVLPDDGLSLASEFPDAPHDQWQHLVAGVLRKSGKEVSGAAAEDALSTLLEDGLGTRPLYTARDTAPDPGLPGFAPFVRGGRAEGNTVGGWDVRQRHLTADNEAVLADLENGVTSLWLGVGGTGIPVSSLDGVLDGVYLDLAPVVLDAGDETEAAAERLLRLYEERGVAPEAARGSLGADPLGHEARTGRAAYDLASVAGLARRCADTYPGLRALTVDALPYHEAGGSAAQELGCSLATGVAYLRGLTEAGLSVTEACGQLEFRYAATADQFLTIAKLRAARRLWARVAEACGAPEAGAQRQHAVTSPVMMTRRDPWVNMLRTTIATLAAGVGGADSVTVLPFDDALGLPDAFARRIARNTSTVLIEESHLSRVIDPAGGSWYVEKLTDELAHAAWEFFRTIERAGGQEAALRSGLIGERLAETWAARSRKLATRREPITGVSEFPHLAEKPVDRAPAPQPLSGGLPRVRRDEAYEELRARSDAHLAATGARPRVYLAALGPAAAHSARLTFAANLFQAGGIEAVTEGTFEESGAREACLCSNDALYEEQAEATAGELRAAGAEHVLLAGRPASYAGVDSYVFAGCDAVALLSTALDRMGVS; the protein is encoded by the coding sequence ATGACGGTCCTGCCTGACGACGGGCTCTCCCTGGCGTCCGAATTCCCAGACGCGCCACACGATCAGTGGCAACACCTCGTGGCGGGTGTCCTGCGCAAGTCGGGCAAGGAGGTCTCCGGCGCCGCCGCCGAGGACGCCCTGTCCACCCTCCTTGAGGACGGCCTCGGCACCCGCCCCCTGTACACCGCGCGCGACACCGCGCCCGACCCCGGCCTCCCCGGCTTCGCGCCCTTCGTGCGCGGCGGGCGGGCCGAGGGCAACACCGTCGGCGGCTGGGACGTGCGCCAGCGGCACCTGACGGCCGACAACGAGGCCGTCCTCGCCGACCTGGAGAACGGCGTCACCTCCCTGTGGCTCGGCGTCGGCGGCACGGGCATCCCGGTGTCCTCGCTCGACGGCGTCCTCGACGGCGTCTACCTCGACCTCGCGCCCGTCGTCCTCGACGCGGGCGACGAGACGGAGGCGGCCGCCGAGCGGCTGCTGCGGCTGTACGAGGAGCGGGGCGTCGCCCCGGAGGCGGCCCGCGGCAGCCTGGGCGCCGACCCGCTGGGCCACGAGGCCCGCACCGGCCGCGCGGCCTACGACCTGGCGTCCGTCGCCGGCCTCGCACGCCGCTGCGCCGACACGTACCCGGGCCTTCGGGCCCTCACCGTGGACGCCCTGCCGTACCACGAGGCCGGCGGCTCGGCCGCGCAGGAGCTCGGCTGCTCCCTCGCGACCGGTGTCGCCTACCTGCGGGGCCTGACCGAGGCCGGACTGAGCGTCACCGAGGCCTGCGGGCAGCTGGAGTTCCGTTACGCCGCCACCGCCGACCAGTTCCTGACGATCGCCAAGCTGCGCGCCGCGCGCCGCCTGTGGGCCCGTGTCGCCGAGGCCTGCGGCGCCCCGGAGGCGGGCGCGCAGCGCCAGCACGCGGTGACCTCGCCGGTGATGATGACGCGCCGCGACCCCTGGGTGAACATGCTGCGCACCACCATCGCGACCCTCGCGGCCGGTGTGGGCGGCGCCGACAGCGTCACCGTGCTGCCCTTCGACGACGCGCTCGGCCTGCCGGACGCGTTCGCCCGCCGGATCGCCCGCAACACCTCCACCGTCCTCATCGAGGAGTCCCACCTGTCCCGGGTCATCGACCCGGCGGGCGGCTCCTGGTACGTGGAGAAGCTCACCGACGAACTCGCGCACGCCGCCTGGGAGTTCTTCCGGACGATCGAGCGGGCGGGCGGCCAGGAGGCCGCGCTGCGCTCCGGCCTGATCGGCGAGCGGCTCGCCGAGACCTGGGCCGCGCGCAGCAGGAAGCTCGCCACCCGCCGCGAACCCATCACCGGCGTCAGCGAGTTCCCGCACCTCGCGGAGAAGCCCGTCGACCGCGCGCCCGCGCCCCAGCCGCTCTCCGGTGGCCTCCCCCGCGTCCGGCGCGACGAGGCGTACGAGGAGCTGCGCGCCCGCTCCGACGCCCACCTCGCGGCGACCGGTGCCCGGCCCCGCGTCTACCTGGCCGCGCTCGGCCCGGCGGCCGCGCACTCGGCCCGGCTCACCTTCGCCGCCAACCTCTTCCAGGCGGGCGGCATCGAGGCCGTCACCGAGGGCACGTTCGAGGAGAGCGGCGCCCGCGAGGCCTGCCTCTGCTCCAACGACGCGCTGTACGAGGAGCAGGCCGAGGCCACCGCCGGGGAGCTGCGCGCGGCCGGGGCCGAGCACGTCCTCCTGGCCGGGCGCCCCGCGTCGTACGCCGGTGTCGACTCGTACGTCTTCGCCGGCTGCGACGCCGTCGCCCTGCTCTCCACCGCCCTCGACCGCATGGGAGTGTCCTGA
- the meaB gene encoding methylmalonyl Co-A mutase-associated GTPase MeaB: MIGLDTYVKGVLDGKRAVIARAITLVESTRPQHRALAQELLTELLPHSGKAVRIGISGVPGVGKSTFIDAFGTMLTGLGHRVAVLAVDPSSTRTGGSILGDKTRMERLAVDPAAFVRPSPSAGTLGGVAKATRESMVVMEAAGYDVVLVETVGVGQSETAVANMVDSFLLLTLARTGDQLQGIKKGVLELADVVAVNKADGPHERDARAAARELAGALRLMHGADAAWTPPVLSCSARESAGLDEVWDRLKQHRALLDSTGRLAAKRQDQQVDWTWSMVRDELLRRLSADPAVQDVTPSLERRVRDGELTATLAAEEILRAFGERRD, encoded by the coding sequence GTGATCGGTCTCGACACGTATGTGAAGGGCGTGCTCGACGGGAAGCGGGCGGTGATCGCGCGTGCGATCACCCTCGTCGAGTCGACGCGCCCCCAGCACCGTGCGCTCGCGCAGGAGCTCCTCACGGAGCTCCTGCCGCACAGCGGGAAGGCCGTGCGGATCGGGATCAGCGGGGTGCCCGGGGTCGGGAAGTCCACCTTCATCGACGCGTTCGGGACGATGCTGACCGGGCTCGGCCACCGGGTGGCGGTGCTCGCCGTCGACCCGTCGTCGACCCGTACGGGCGGCTCGATCCTCGGCGACAAGACCCGGATGGAGCGGCTGGCCGTCGACCCGGCGGCCTTCGTCCGCCCCTCCCCCAGCGCCGGCACGCTCGGCGGCGTCGCGAAGGCGACGCGGGAGTCGATGGTCGTGATGGAGGCCGCGGGCTACGACGTGGTGCTCGTGGAGACGGTGGGTGTCGGCCAGTCCGAGACCGCCGTCGCCAACATGGTCGACTCGTTCCTGCTGCTCACCTTGGCCCGGACCGGCGATCAGCTCCAGGGCATCAAGAAGGGCGTCCTGGAGCTGGCCGACGTGGTCGCCGTCAACAAGGCGGACGGCCCGCACGAGCGCGACGCCCGCGCCGCCGCGCGTGAGCTGGCGGGCGCGCTGCGGCTGATGCACGGCGCCGACGCGGCCTGGACCCCGCCGGTGCTGAGCTGCAGCGCCCGGGAGTCGGCAGGCCTCGACGAGGTCTGGGACCGTCTGAAGCAGCACCGGGCGCTCCTCGACTCGACCGGCCGCCTCGCGGCCAAGCGCCAGGACCAGCAGGTCGACTGGACGTGGTCGATGGTCCGGGACGAGCTGCTGCGACGGCTGAGCGCCGACCCGGCGGTCCAGGACGTGACGCCCTCCCTGGAGCGGCGGGTCAGGGACGGCGAGCTGACGGCGACCCTGGCCGCCGAGGAGATCCTGAGGGCCTTCGGGGAGCGCAGGGACTGA